The Spirosoma foliorum genome has a window encoding:
- a CDS encoding Lrp/AsnC family transcriptional regulator has translation MEKLDDVDKQLLRLLQQDAKLTTKELASQLGLTLSPVYERIKRLEGLGFIKQYVAVLDKSLLGQPITTFCQVSMRYHDKAFIDKFEEEVQKLEEVQECYHMAGQVDFLLKIHVGSLNEYHDFVKYKLSQIENIGVLNSTFVLKEIKHNLGYFIP, from the coding sequence ATGGAAAAGTTAGATGATGTTGACAAGCAATTACTGCGCTTATTGCAGCAGGACGCCAAGCTGACAACAAAGGAATTGGCGTCGCAACTGGGCCTGACATTGTCGCCAGTTTACGAACGGATCAAGCGGCTGGAAGGACTAGGTTTTATAAAGCAATATGTGGCCGTATTGGACAAAAGTCTACTTGGACAACCCATTACGACATTCTGCCAGGTGTCTATGCGCTACCACGATAAAGCCTTTATCGACAAGTTTGAAGAGGAGGTGCAGAAACTGGAAGAAGTACAGGAGTGCTACCACATGGCCGGGCAGGTCGATTTTCTACTCAAGATTCACGTTGGCAGTTTAAACGAGTACCACGATTTCGTTAAGTACAAACTCTCTCAGATTGAGAATATTGGCGTACTCAACAGCACTTTTGTCCTGAAGGAAATCAAGCATAACCTGGGTTATTTCATCCCCTAA
- a CDS encoding ligand-binding sensor domain-containing protein — translation MTRLGCLCFHLLCWLLLPWAGWTQSTSLGTTFRIDHVGVSDGLTQGSVYYMLKDTRGFLWLGTQDGLNRYDGHHFRTYRPSLGKDGSVQSGSIRGINIFGIVEDSDGNLWIGTEDGLNRYDRKKDRFDCFAVSKPNGRRTRQSSRTIPFSINQNELIYLSDSEGLVQFDYRKRHKTILAANLHPTKEYDLQSSAVRTPSGDIWLHSSTGLLRYNPKSHKLSHYFSNHSHNLFGPPQVVFSFYIDSDDIAWLGTGTGLIRFDYRRASYQTYATVRNNPISAIYSLASDQRGRLWLGTQNDGVLYFDKRSRLFGQVYSFMKNTPRLSEFKISKIYIDNLGIVWANTDPDGLARIVPDAFLFGGMIKNQVADTLPADQKLSNYTIRGFLEERYDRLWILTQNGINVLDPRTNRIVD, via the coding sequence ATGACGCGACTTGGCTGCTTATGCTTCCACCTGCTATGCTGGCTCCTGCTGCCTTGGGCTGGGTGGACACAATCAACCTCGCTGGGTACTACGTTTCGGATCGACCATGTTGGTGTTAGTGATGGACTCACCCAGGGATCGGTTTATTACATGCTGAAAGATACCCGTGGATTTCTGTGGCTGGGTACGCAGGACGGCCTGAATCGCTATGATGGGCATCACTTTCGCACCTATCGGCCATCGTTGGGTAAAGATGGTTCAGTTCAATCTGGCTCTATTCGGGGAATCAATATTTTCGGTATTGTTGAAGATTCGGATGGAAATTTATGGATTGGTACCGAAGATGGGCTAAATCGGTATGATCGAAAAAAAGATCGTTTCGATTGCTTCGCGGTTAGCAAACCCAATGGTAGACGTACGCGTCAGAGCAGTCGTACCATTCCTTTTTCCATCAATCAAAATGAGCTGATCTACCTCAGCGATTCAGAAGGGTTAGTCCAATTCGATTATCGCAAGCGGCACAAGACCATTTTGGCCGCCAACCTACACCCTACCAAAGAATACGATTTGCAAAGTTCAGCCGTGCGCACCCCTTCGGGCGATATCTGGTTGCATTCTTCTACAGGGCTACTGCGCTATAATCCCAAAAGCCATAAACTCTCCCATTATTTCAGTAATCACTCGCACAATTTATTCGGGCCACCTCAGGTCGTTTTTTCATTCTATATTGATTCCGACGATATCGCCTGGCTTGGGACGGGAACGGGCTTAATTCGATTTGATTATCGTCGAGCGTCCTATCAAACATACGCCACTGTCAGAAACAACCCGATTAGCGCAATTTATAGTCTGGCCTCCGACCAACGGGGTCGGCTTTGGCTCGGTACCCAGAATGATGGGGTACTTTATTTCGACAAACGGTCGCGATTGTTTGGTCAGGTATATAGTTTCATGAAGAATACGCCCCGGCTGAGCGAGTTTAAAATCAGTAAAATTTACATCGATAATCTGGGGATTGTCTGGGCTAATACTGATCCAGACGGCCTTGCTCGTATTGTCCCCGATGCCTTTCTCTTCGGAGGGATGATAAAAAATCAGGTTGCTGATACGCTCCCTGCCGATCAAAAGCTAAGTAATTACACCATTCGGGGGTTTCTAGAAGAGCGATACGACCGATTGTGGATACTTACGCAAAATGGCATCAATGTTCTGGACCCACGTACCAATCGAATTGTCGACTGA
- a CDS encoding 3'-5' exonuclease — protein MYCIVDVETTGGVKGPARLTEIAIFRHDGQQVVDSFHTLLNPECPIPPFIRHLTGITEEMVQDAPLFADVAKEVLRITEGAVFVAHNVGFDFNFIQKELNWLGYDFFRRTLCTVRTSRKLIPGYPSYSLGKLCRSLNIPLNGRHRAKGDAAATVLLFEMLLQHDSNGIIPRVVSSVDEQ, from the coding sequence GTGTATTGTATTGTTGACGTTGAAACAACCGGGGGCGTAAAAGGCCCAGCTCGCCTTACTGAAATTGCCATCTTCCGCCACGACGGTCAGCAGGTTGTTGATTCGTTCCACACGTTGCTGAACCCCGAATGTCCAATTCCGCCATTTATCCGTCATCTGACGGGAATTACTGAAGAAATGGTTCAGGATGCCCCTTTATTTGCCGATGTGGCTAAAGAGGTGCTTCGAATAACGGAAGGAGCTGTTTTTGTTGCTCACAACGTCGGGTTCGATTTTAATTTCATTCAAAAAGAGTTGAATTGGTTAGGCTACGATTTCTTTCGTCGGACTCTCTGTACTGTTCGAACGAGTCGTAAGCTGATTCCGGGCTATCCTTCCTATAGTTTAGGAAAGTTGTGCCGTTCGCTGAACATTCCGCTTAATGGCCGCCATCGGGCAAAAGGTGATGCGGCAGCTACCGTCTTATTATTTGAAATGTTGCTTCAGCACGATTCGAATGGAATCATTCCGCGTGTTGTAAGCTCAGTCGACGAGCAATAA
- a CDS encoding trimeric intracellular cation channel family protein — protein sequence MTIWYLTDLIGVSVFAISGALSALSKKMYHDLIGVFFIGFLTAIGGGTVRDVIMNAHPIAWIRDPNYLIVIIASVIIAVFCRKWWMGALQRPLLLFDTIGIGLYTILGLQKALITGVNDWAAILLGVISALFGGVIRDTMVNDLPIIFDRQLYVTPCLTGAILYQLGRSLDINSTLNLLVSAGIIALFRLLAIRYDWSLPRIQD from the coding sequence ATGACTATTTGGTACCTGACAGATTTGATTGGCGTAAGTGTCTTTGCTATTTCCGGGGCACTGTCGGCTTTGAGCAAAAAAATGTACCACGATCTGATCGGTGTATTTTTTATTGGCTTCCTGACAGCCATTGGTGGTGGAACCGTGCGTGATGTTATTATGAATGCCCATCCCATTGCCTGGATACGCGACCCTAATTACCTGATTGTGATTATTGCCAGTGTTATCATTGCCGTGTTTTGCCGCAAATGGTGGATGGGCGCACTCCAGCGGCCTTTATTGCTCTTCGATACAATCGGTATCGGGCTGTACACTATTCTTGGGTTGCAGAAAGCACTTATAACAGGAGTAAATGACTGGGCTGCTATTCTATTAGGCGTCATTTCTGCCCTGTTTGGGGGCGTTATTCGCGATACAATGGTGAACGACCTGCCCATTATTTTTGATCGACAATTGTACGTTACCCCTTGCCTGACTGGAGCGATTCTGTACCAACTTGGGCGATCGCTGGATATCAATTCAACGCTGAATTTACTGGTATCGGCGGGCATAATTGCTTTGTTTCGGCTGCTGGCCATCCGTTACGACTGGTCACTGCCCCGTATCCAGGATTAA
- a CDS encoding DMT family transporter: MLLTILTITSFAVLVRIVANPLSNVFQKQLTQRAANPLFIMSATYGVLTLLGFFFWSHLRFSDLSAAFWQSMLFSSLFAMFGNVFLVRAMHIGDLSVLGPINAYKAVVGMLFSIFLLNEIPGWWGLTGVALIVAGSYVVLNDKRQRNGSAGLSSVGLFQRPEVRLRLAALVLSAVDGAFLKKAIILSTPTIAFFYWCVLGFAFTLVWILLSMRATWRDQINILFTHKTTYLALCAAVGVTQMASNIVLASMPVGYALALFQISALVSVLFGYQFFREQGILRKLIGAGIMVAGAVLITVLG; this comes from the coding sequence ATGCTCTTAACGATCTTGACAATTACCTCATTTGCGGTTCTGGTACGTATCGTAGCAAATCCATTATCTAATGTTTTCCAGAAACAATTGACACAGCGGGCGGCCAATCCACTGTTTATCATGTCGGCTACTTACGGCGTTCTAACCTTACTTGGGTTTTTCTTCTGGTCGCACCTTCGTTTTTCCGATTTGTCTGCTGCCTTTTGGCAAAGTATGCTGTTTAGTAGCCTATTTGCCATGTTTGGGAATGTGTTTCTGGTACGGGCTATGCATATAGGTGATTTATCAGTATTGGGGCCTATCAATGCGTATAAAGCCGTGGTTGGGATGCTGTTCAGTATATTTCTGCTAAACGAAATTCCCGGATGGTGGGGATTGACTGGCGTCGCACTGATTGTGGCTGGAAGTTACGTCGTCCTGAATGATAAACGGCAACGTAACGGAAGTGCCGGATTATCAAGCGTGGGCTTGTTTCAACGCCCGGAAGTCAGACTACGGTTGGCAGCTTTAGTGCTTTCGGCTGTTGATGGAGCCTTCCTCAAAAAAGCAATTATTCTCTCGACCCCAACCATCGCTTTCTTTTATTGGTGTGTACTCGGTTTTGCGTTTACACTTGTCTGGATTTTGCTAAGTATGCGAGCAACGTGGCGAGATCAGATCAACATACTGTTTACACACAAAACGACCTATTTGGCCTTATGTGCGGCTGTTGGGGTAACACAAATGGCCAGTAATATCGTGCTGGCAAGTATGCCGGTCGGGTATGCGCTGGCACTATTCCAGATATCGGCATTAGTGAGTGTATTATTCGGCTACCAATTCTTCCGGGAGCAGGGAATCCTAAGGAAATTGATCGGGGCGGGGATTATGGTAGCTGGCGCCGTACTAATTACAGTTCTCGGATAA
- a CDS encoding sensor histidine kinase has translation MAFNPKTEVFESILFPSSPSLLGANYVRNMVSVSDTMLIAATEDGLYALNPIKRKWSKVPVLTGQNVFSLWYDAPNQQLWVGTYLNGYYCYQLSRPRPGTSTSGTTPSQGDQSLNWRFVRSGLKGYMILNIRPDISKQTLWLACDRGAVALNVQTGQFRLYTERQGLANSFVYGTITDARNKIWMSTNRGISQLDPSTQAIKNFTPNDGLQGYEFNGNAFVRLANGELYFGGVNGFNRFRPDAFRSSSFNPYVHIYSLTINEVPFTMDTYVGEATRIDLDHTQNTLSLEFAALDFFSNGQNNYQYQLTGYDPQWVVAGERNYVRYANLPPGDYTFQVKAANLDGHWSHRIHKLAIHIEPPFWRKMSFMLIVILLIILAVWTWIRQREKVIRQQEVDRLRLSYDIQEQVKKEIARDLHDEIGTRLATIKLYTTQLTQLAGESPKMSAIKSTIFQLINDTIGDIRNLLRKLNPQTLERHGYIAAVDELFSRISDSGVIHARFRLSGTIEESNRFPTNTEVMLYRITQELVSNSLKHANASRIDLNVLYQSDHLILIYQDNGLGFNYEQAQKKASGLGISNIESRVALLGGRISWQSKPANGVQATIEIPIGPINKQRFRITPTNIPHSN, from the coding sequence ATGGCATTTAACCCTAAAACCGAAGTCTTCGAGTCCATATTATTCCCCTCGTCGCCCAGTTTGTTAGGGGCCAATTACGTGCGCAACATGGTCAGTGTTTCTGATACCATGCTTATAGCGGCCACCGAAGACGGCCTTTATGCGCTCAACCCCATTAAACGCAAGTGGTCGAAAGTGCCCGTTCTAACCGGGCAAAATGTTTTTAGTCTTTGGTACGATGCCCCCAATCAACAGTTATGGGTTGGCACCTACCTGAATGGTTATTACTGCTATCAATTATCCCGACCTAGGCCTGGAACGTCTACGAGCGGAACCACTCCATCACAGGGCGACCAATCGCTCAACTGGCGCTTTGTTCGGTCGGGTTTAAAAGGCTATATGATCCTCAACATTCGGCCCGATATTAGCAAGCAGACACTCTGGCTTGCCTGCGATCGGGGCGCGGTGGCGCTCAATGTGCAAACAGGCCAGTTTCGGCTGTACACCGAACGACAGGGTCTGGCCAACTCGTTTGTTTATGGGACCATTACCGACGCTCGGAACAAAATCTGGATGAGTACCAACCGCGGTATCTCGCAGCTTGACCCAAGTACGCAGGCCATCAAAAACTTTACGCCTAATGATGGACTTCAAGGATACGAATTCAATGGAAATGCGTTCGTGCGACTAGCGAATGGGGAATTATATTTTGGGGGAGTCAACGGGTTTAATCGGTTTCGACCCGACGCCTTTCGGAGCAGTTCGTTCAATCCGTACGTCCACATTTATTCGCTGACTATCAACGAAGTGCCCTTTACAATGGATACCTATGTAGGCGAAGCTACCCGCATTGACCTCGATCATACTCAAAATACGCTGTCGTTGGAATTTGCCGCCCTGGATTTTTTCAGTAATGGGCAAAACAACTACCAATATCAACTAACCGGCTACGATCCCCAGTGGGTAGTCGCGGGCGAGCGGAACTATGTACGCTACGCCAACTTACCTCCCGGCGATTATACATTCCAGGTAAAAGCCGCCAATCTGGATGGCCATTGGAGCCACCGAATTCACAAGTTAGCAATTCATATAGAGCCACCTTTCTGGCGAAAGATGTCCTTTATGCTAATCGTTATTTTGTTGATCATTCTGGCAGTTTGGACCTGGATTCGTCAACGGGAAAAGGTTATTCGCCAGCAGGAAGTGGACCGTCTGCGCTTATCGTATGACATACAGGAACAGGTGAAAAAGGAAATTGCACGCGATCTGCACGATGAAATCGGCACGCGGCTGGCCACGATCAAATTGTACACCACTCAGCTTACGCAGCTGGCTGGCGAGAGCCCCAAAATGTCGGCAATCAAATCCACTATATTCCAGTTGATCAACGACACCATTGGTGATATCAGAAACCTGCTTCGCAAGTTGAATCCCCAAACCTTAGAACGACATGGCTACATAGCCGCCGTTGATGAGTTATTCTCCCGCATTAGCGACAGTGGTGTTATCCATGCCCGCTTTCGCCTTAGCGGTACCATAGAAGAGAGCAACCGGTTTCCGACGAACACCGAAGTCATGTTGTATCGAATTACCCAGGAACTGGTCAGTAACTCCCTCAAACATGCCAATGCTAGCCGGATTGATTTAAATGTGCTCTATCAGTCCGATCACCTGATATTAATTTATCAGGACAATGGGCTTGGCTTTAACTATGAACAGGCACAGAAAAAGGCATCAGGCCTGGGTATCAGCAACATCGAATCAAGGGTGGCGTTGCTAGGCGGGCGAATTTCCTGGCAAAGTAAGCCAGCTAACGGTGTTCAGGCGACCATAGAAATTCCTATTGGTCCGATCAATAAGCAACGATTTCGCATAACACCAACGAATATTCCCCACTCAAATTAG
- a CDS encoding YceD family protein: MNPLRAYDIHIVGLDNKRYEYDFTSDSSFFAAMEQELIKTGQVQTHLVLEKSETMIRLDFHIVGTVDQTCDRSLDEYEEPVDTEQTMLLKFGDHNEELSDEIELIERNTATINVAHYIFEFISLSLPMKRLHPRFRDEDDYDDDQNGKVIYRSGDDKAENNDADDQPAIDPRWAALRKLSDN; encoded by the coding sequence GTGAATCCATTACGCGCATACGACATTCACATTGTCGGTCTGGACAACAAACGCTACGAGTACGATTTTACATCGGACAGTTCGTTTTTTGCTGCAATGGAGCAGGAGTTGATCAAAACCGGCCAGGTTCAAACGCATTTAGTACTCGAGAAATCGGAAACGATGATTCGGCTGGATTTCCACATCGTAGGTACGGTTGACCAAACCTGCGACCGGAGTCTCGATGAATATGAGGAGCCTGTTGATACAGAACAGACAATGTTACTCAAGTTCGGTGATCACAATGAAGAACTGAGCGACGAAATCGAACTCATCGAGCGGAACACAGCAACAATTAATGTAGCGCACTACATTTTTGAATTTATCAGTCTATCCCTTCCCATGAAACGGCTTCACCCCCGTTTTCGTGACGAAGATGACTACGATGATGACCAGAATGGTAAAGTTATTTATCGTTCGGGCGACGACAAAGCAGAGAATAACGATGCAGACGACCAGCCAGCTATTGATCCTCGCTGGGCCGCTTTGCGAAAACTGAGTGATAATTAA
- a CDS encoding S41 family peptidase, whose amino-acid sequence MKIGQTLCLMGMLIGMTCRIAPAQTLTAAQARTDFTYLKRKLDLLHPGMGYYTPRPRMEQLYDSLYNRLTAPMDYLAFYHNVSPFVTAIKDGHTNLNHRKNYIGKQTRFLPFYIRPVDSKYFISHNVSADTSLQRGTELLAINDRAVADLHRELMESDHSGSDGDNLTGRRQWSLVQFADYYAAWYGSADSVSISYRLAGDTLVRKTRLRCPNLSTFRTVIRRRYGVELNQQPNLSVRVVDTLTHTAVLRVASFMGLKKRDPFQWAFNRRLKQAFKQIKRDNIQNLVVDMQGNGGGVVLNSARLLRYWMPKPFRMMEQEEMTRAARAELVTRWNPLSALNFSLQYKSDKAGGFSSRSSQRRYRPRSKDSFTGNLYFLMNGASFSATTSVLAKTLDAGMGTFIGEASGSAYWGDFAGHFKTVTLPYSRIQIRIPLKKLTHAVGPDRANGFTVEPDFTVARSYNDLMTNRDYVLDYTLRLIRQGVVARKPIPFRPLQASLPLPPVQE is encoded by the coding sequence ATGAAGATTGGCCAAACTCTTTGCCTGATGGGCATGCTAATCGGGATGACCTGCCGGATTGCACCTGCCCAGACGCTTACTGCCGCTCAGGCCCGAACCGACTTTACTTATCTTAAGCGCAAGCTTGATTTACTCCATCCAGGTATGGGTTATTACACCCCCAGGCCTCGTATGGAGCAGCTTTACGATTCGCTGTATAATCGGCTAACGGCGCCAATGGATTATCTTGCGTTTTACCATAATGTGAGCCCATTCGTTACGGCTATTAAGGATGGGCATACGAATCTGAATCACCGCAAGAACTACATTGGCAAACAAACACGCTTCCTGCCATTTTATATTCGCCCGGTCGATAGCAAATACTTTATTAGCCACAATGTATCGGCTGATACGAGCCTTCAGCGTGGCACTGAGTTGCTTGCGATCAACGATCGGGCTGTAGCCGATTTGCACCGTGAACTGATGGAGTCGGACCATTCCGGGTCCGATGGTGACAATCTGACAGGCCGTCGGCAGTGGAGTCTGGTACAATTTGCCGATTACTATGCCGCCTGGTATGGTTCGGCCGATTCGGTTTCGATTTCATACCGGCTCGCTGGCGATACGTTAGTGCGGAAAACACGCCTGCGCTGTCCAAATCTGAGTACTTTCCGGACAGTTATACGCCGTCGGTACGGCGTTGAGCTAAATCAACAGCCTAACCTATCCGTTCGGGTTGTGGATACACTCACCCATACAGCGGTATTGCGAGTTGCGTCATTTATGGGGTTGAAAAAGCGAGATCCATTTCAATGGGCCTTTAACCGTCGCCTGAAACAAGCCTTTAAGCAAATAAAACGCGATAATATCCAGAACTTGGTGGTTGATATGCAGGGGAATGGGGGTGGTGTTGTGCTGAACTCTGCCCGATTATTGCGCTATTGGATGCCCAAACCGTTTCGGATGATGGAGCAGGAGGAAATGACACGGGCAGCTCGCGCCGAACTTGTTACGCGTTGGAACCCACTGTCGGCGTTGAATTTTAGTCTGCAATATAAATCGGATAAAGCAGGCGGGTTTTCCAGTCGTTCGTCTCAACGACGTTATCGGCCTCGGTCTAAAGATAGCTTTACGGGGAATTTGTACTTCCTGATGAACGGGGCCTCTTTTTCGGCAACCACGTCGGTATTAGCGAAAACACTGGATGCGGGTATGGGAACATTTATTGGCGAAGCCAGCGGGAGCGCGTACTGGGGTGACTTTGCGGGCCATTTTAAAACCGTAACGCTTCCATACTCGCGGATTCAAATTCGGATTCCTCTGAAAAAATTAACCCATGCCGTGGGACCTGATCGGGCTAATGGCTTTACGGTTGAGCCAGACTTTACCGTTGCGCGTAGTTACAATGACCTGATGACTAATCGTGATTACGTACTGGATTATACCCTTCGATTAATTCGTCAGGGAGTAGTTGCTCGAAAACCAATTCCATTCCGACCTTTGCAGGCGTCTTTGCCGTTGCCTCCTGTTCAGGAATAG
- a CDS encoding prolyl oligopeptidase family serine peptidase translates to MRFSNSIQLCFMLSSSIALGQSAHPLTYPQARKTDQVDTYHGTQVADPYRWLEDDRSAETAEWVKAENKVTFDYLAQIPYRKQFQDRLEKIYNYPKYSAPSRKGEWFYFSKNDGLQNQAVLYRQKGLEGKPELVIDPNKLSADGTTRLGAFSLSKDGKYAVVGLSKGGSDWQEYQVMELATKTYLPDKIEWVKVSGAAWQGDGFYYSRYPKPEGSALAAKNENHQVFFHKLNTLQSADRLVYEDTKNPQRFHIVSTTDDERFALLTVSDRGQGKDGNSLFFMDAKSGQKTFVPVVAEITNFSYNVIDNDGDRLLILTNEKAPNSKIVAFDTQKNTFSTLIAEQPEPIAENSVSAAGGKLFVEYSKDVTSKIDVFDFMGKRESEVQLPAVGAAGGFGGEKDDKFVFYTFTSFTFPPTIYRYDIATRKSTVFRAPEVDFKPADYETKQVFYTSKDGTKVPMFLTYRKGLKLDGTNPTLLYGYGGFNISLPPSFSPFRIPFLEQGGVYAQANLRGGSEYGEKWHEQGMKLKKQNVFDDFIAAAEYLIGQKYTSPAKLAIQGGSNGGLLVGAVINQRPELFRVAIPQVGVMDMLRFHKFTIGWNWIADYGSSDNADEFKALHAYSPIHNIKPGIKYPATLVTTADHDDRVVPAHSFKYAATLQEVYKGNNPVLIRIDTNSGHGASNTKKNIETAADIYSFILWNMGVASLKEVASK, encoded by the coding sequence ATGCGATTTTCTAATTCAATTCAATTGTGTTTCATGCTGAGTTCATCCATTGCATTGGGGCAGTCTGCTCACCCATTAACGTATCCGCAAGCGCGCAAAACGGATCAGGTCGATACCTATCATGGTACGCAGGTTGCCGACCCATATCGCTGGCTCGAAGATGACCGTTCGGCCGAGACGGCGGAGTGGGTTAAAGCCGAAAACAAAGTCACCTTCGACTATTTAGCGCAGATTCCGTATCGGAAACAGTTCCAGGATCGTCTGGAGAAAATCTACAACTATCCGAAATATTCCGCGCCTAGCCGCAAAGGCGAGTGGTTTTATTTCTCGAAAAACGATGGACTTCAAAACCAGGCGGTACTTTATCGGCAAAAAGGGCTCGAGGGCAAACCGGAGCTGGTCATTGATCCGAATAAGTTATCGGCCGACGGAACAACTCGTTTAGGCGCATTCTCGCTGTCGAAGGATGGCAAATATGCGGTGGTTGGTTTGTCGAAAGGTGGCTCCGACTGGCAGGAGTATCAGGTTATGGAACTGGCTACTAAAACGTACTTGCCGGATAAAATCGAGTGGGTGAAAGTATCGGGAGCGGCCTGGCAGGGTGATGGATTTTACTACAGCCGTTATCCGAAGCCAGAAGGAAGCGCGTTGGCTGCCAAGAATGAAAACCACCAGGTGTTTTTCCATAAGCTAAATACACTTCAGTCGGCGGATCGACTTGTGTATGAGGATACAAAAAATCCACAGCGCTTTCACATCGTCAGTACGACCGACGATGAGCGATTTGCGTTGTTGACAGTAAGTGACCGGGGGCAGGGGAAGGATGGTAACTCCCTGTTTTTTATGGATGCGAAGAGTGGACAGAAAACCTTCGTGCCCGTTGTTGCTGAGATTACCAATTTCAGCTATAATGTGATTGATAATGATGGCGACCGACTCTTGATTTTGACCAACGAAAAGGCTCCCAATAGCAAAATCGTTGCGTTCGACACCCAAAAGAACACGTTTTCCACACTGATTGCCGAGCAACCGGAGCCTATTGCCGAAAACAGTGTTAGTGCCGCTGGCGGAAAGTTATTTGTTGAATACTCAAAAGATGTGACCTCAAAAATTGATGTGTTCGATTTTATGGGGAAACGCGAAAGCGAAGTACAACTGCCTGCTGTTGGTGCCGCTGGTGGATTTGGGGGCGAGAAAGACGATAAGTTCGTGTTCTATACATTCACCTCGTTTACCTTTCCACCAACCATTTATCGCTACGATATTGCTACCCGAAAAAGCACCGTTTTCCGCGCACCCGAAGTCGATTTCAAGCCAGCCGATTACGAAACAAAGCAGGTATTTTACACGAGTAAAGATGGAACGAAGGTGCCGATGTTTCTGACGTATCGTAAAGGATTAAAACTGGATGGCACCAACCCGACGCTCTTATATGGCTATGGTGGATTCAACATCAGTTTGCCGCCTTCGTTTAGCCCATTTCGGATTCCGTTTTTAGAGCAGGGCGGAGTTTATGCGCAGGCCAACCTGAGAGGAGGTAGCGAGTATGGCGAGAAATGGCACGAACAGGGCATGAAACTCAAAAAACAAAATGTATTTGACGATTTCATTGCAGCTGCCGAGTATCTGATTGGGCAGAAATACACCAGTCCGGCCAAACTGGCCATTCAGGGTGGATCGAATGGGGGCTTGCTCGTAGGAGCTGTCATAAACCAACGGCCCGAACTGTTCCGGGTGGCGATTCCGCAAGTAGGCGTAATGGATATGCTCCGGTTTCATAAATTCACGATTGGCTGGAACTGGATTGCCGATTATGGCAGCAGCGATAATGCCGACGAGTTTAAGGCGCTGCATGCTTACTCGCCGATCCATAATATCAAGCCCGGCATTAAGTATCCCGCTACGCTAGTGACTACTGCCGATCACGACGACCGGGTGGTTCCAGCTCACTCGTTCAAATATGCGGCTACCTTGCAGGAGGTGTATAAGGGCAATAACCCCGTATTGATTCGAATTGATACCAACTCGGGTCACGGTGCCAGCAACACCAAAAAGAATATCGAAACAGCCGCTGATATTTACTCCTTTATCCTCTGGAATATGGGCGTGGCTAGTTTGAAAGAAGTGGCCAGTAAATAG